TTGGGGAAGTGCTTCGATCGGCATACAGACTGCAAAGGATCTTAAAGAACTTGGGACTTCATATGCGCTTGTAAAGCGACAAATTGAGTCCTCGCTGCTTAGGCACTTTGGCGACGGTCGGACTGAAAGCAATATTCTGATCCAGCAGAAGTTGATTGGTACTGAGTATGGACTCGATGTTATCAACGATTTAGCGGGAGAAAACAGGGGGGTTGCTATACGCAGAAAAATAACTATGCGCGCGGGCGAAACCGATAGGGCAGAGATAGTTGAAAACGATGCCATATACAGGATAGGCGTCACAATAGGCAGATTTCTGCGGCACATTGGTAACCTTGATTGCGACATATTTGTTGTCGGTGAGGATATATTTCTTCTTGAAATGAATCCACGTTTCGGCGGTGGGTACCCCTTCTCCCATTTTGCCGGTCTAAATCTTCCTGCTGCCTTAATAGCCTGGGTGCAGGGACAACCTGAGTCGCCCGGACTTCTCAGGGCGACTCCAGGTGTTATCTCAGCTAAATGTGACCGCTTGGTAGGAATTGACAATAGGAAATTAAATTATGCGTATTAGGCAGAATGTCCATTTCGTTGTTAAGAAGTATTTGTGCACATCCTGTGGCATGTGCGAGGGTATATTCCCAAAGAACGCAATCATTGTGGAGTATTTCCGATTTGGGAATATTACACCGTTTGCATCCAAGCATTGGTTCCGAAGACTCGATATAAATCATTAACAATCAAGTAAATATGCCCCCATCACGAATCTACCTTTCACCTCCGCACATATCTGATGAGGGCTACGAACTCGAGTTCATGAAGGATGCCTTCGCTTCCAATTGGATTGCCCCGCTTGGCCCTCACGTTGACGCGTTCGAACGGGAGTTTGCTGTTTGGCATTCAATGCCTTACGCCGCCGCGCTCAGTTCCGGCACTGCCGCACTACATCTGGCGCTGATCCTGTTAGGCGTGCAGCACGGCGATGAAGTCATTTGCTCCACATTCACCTTCTCAGCAACCGCCAACGCTATTTCCTATGTCAACGCCAAACCGGTGTTCATCGACAGCGACGCTGCAACCTGGAATATGAGCCCCGACTTGCTCGCAGATGCGCTTAGGCACAAAGCAGCACAAGGCAAGCTCCCCAAAGCCGCCATCATTGTCGACATCATCGGGCAAAGTGCCGACTGGAAACCGCTCACCGCAATATGCGAAAAGTTCGGCGTCCCCATAATTGAGGATGCCGCAGAAGCCCTCGGCGCAACATACAACGGAAAGCAGACCGGCAGATTCGGAAAATTGGCTGCCTTCTCCTTTAACGGCAACAAGATCATCACCACTTCAGGAGGAGGGATGCTCGTTTCAGATGATGAGGAACTTATCAAAAAAGCCCGCTTCCTTTCCACTCAGTCGCGCGATCCCGCAATCCATTATGAGCACTCCCAAATCGGTTACAACTACCGCCTAAGCAACGTGCTGGCAGCGATCGGTCGTGGCCAGTTGAAAGTCCTGGCGCAGCGCGTCGAGCAAAAACGCGCAATATTCGACTATTATTCCCGTTCCTTAAGCGACCTGCCCGGCATCGAGTTTATGCCCGAACCGAAAGGATTCCGATCCACACGCTGGCTTACATGTTTAACCGTCGATCCTGCGAAGTTCGGCGCCGGTTGGCAAGACATATATACCGCTCTCAACGCGCTAAACATCGAATCGCGCCCCCTCTGGAAGCCGATGCACCTACAGCCCGTGTTTGCGGATTGTGAATTCGTTGGCGGCAGCGTATCCGAGAGTCTGTTTGCGAACGGCCTCTGTTTACCAAGCGGGACGGCATTGAGGGAGGATCAACTTGAGCAAATATGCGACATTGTGCGCAAGAGGTGTCGTGCGTGAGTTGAGAGTGGGAGATTGTTGACGGGGCGTGATTACTTGATCTTGGAGGGCGGGATTAATCCCGCCCTCTGATCGTTATAGGGGGGTGCAATTCGTTCACGTCACGTCCCCCCCTCTACGGGGGGACTGTAGAGGGGCTTGAGGAATCTTTCAGTATCCTCCCATTCATTTTAGGAATATTTGGACTTGCGCCCGGCCATAATGATCGCGAGGGCGATGGAATTAAGGATGTTTTCCGGGCTTTCACTGCGCGACGTGAGGATGATCGGAAACGGCGCCCCGGCTATGACTGAAGCCGAACTTGCACCGCAGAGTGTAATAAGCGACTTGAATAGAACGTTGCCGACGTGAATGTTATTGACTATGAGAATGTCAGCCAGCCCTGCCACCTTGCTCTCCATCTTCTTCTTTTCCACCGCTTTCAGATTGATTGAAAGGTCCAGCGAAAGCGGCCCGTCGATTGAGACTCCCTTCGGAAACTGCCCCCGTTCACTCATCTTGGCAATGATCGCCTCTTCCAATGCCACTGGCATGCCAGGTGTCACTGTCTCCACAGCCGCTAGTAGCGCAATCCGCGGGTCCTTGATGCCGAGTTGACCGGCGAATTCGACGACTCGTTCGATCAATCTTAGTCGTCCGGTCAAATCGGTCTCGACGATAAGAGCGCAGTCGGACAGCAGCAACAATCGCTCAACAGTCGGCACCTTCAATGCGACGATATTGGTCCAAAAATCCCCCGACTTTCTCAGTCCGAGTGCAGGATCGAATAAGGCTTGAAAGAAGTCGCGTGCCAGCAATCGCCCTCGCATCAGGATGTCGGCACGGCTTTGTTGAACCAGTTTAGCTGCCTTTGCAGTCGCGACCGAATGATCCTTTTCCGGAATCACCTTCCAGTTGGACTTGCGTTCGCCAAGTTCTGTAAGATATTCTGTAATATGTCTTTGGTGCCCGACCAGGATCGGCTCGATCCAACCACGGCGGCGAGCAATTTCCAGGCCCTGCAGCGACAAGCGGTCTTCGCCAGACGCTACGACGACGCGAAAGGGGCCTTCGTTGGAAATGCGCCCTTCTGCTGCCGTAATCAGGTCGTCCAACGTCCGGCAGCGCCCGGCGAAAGGCAGGCCAAACTTGATAGGAGACATTAGCGCTTTAAGAAGTGTGAGACCAGAACCGCCAAGGCTATCGAGGAGAGTTTGTTGAAAGCCGGATCGGCTCGAGAGACAAGGCTAATCGGAACTTTGGCGCCTACAATAACGCCAGCGAAGGCGGCACCGCCGAATTGGATGAGAGATTTTGCCAGGATGTTGCCTTCCTCAATAGAGTCGGCCACAACGACGTCGGCCTGTCCGGCAACAGTCGAATCGATCCCTTGCTGCTCTACTGCAGGCGGCCAGACTGCGGTGTCGAGGCTCATCGGACCGTCGATGTCGCAGTGCTTGATTTGGCCCCGCTGCGCCATTTTGGCGAGAGCGGCTGCGGCAAAGGTCTCAGGAAATGCCTCAATTACATGATCTATGGTAGTAAGGACCGCTACCCGCGGTCGCTCGATGCCTAATGCCCGACTCACCATGACGGCATTGCGTATGATCTCGACCTTCTGTTCAAAAGTGGGCTTGATGACCATACCGCCATCGGTTACCGCAAGCAACTTCGGATAGCGTGACGGCGATAGGATGGCCGTATGCGATAGAAGCCCCTTGCGTCGCAGACCATATTTCTGCTTCAACAAAGACTTCAGTAATTTCGAGGTGGGTAGAATCCCCTTCATTACGATGTCGGCGGACCGATCTGCCACTGCTGCTGCAGTCGCCTCTGCAGATTCCTCATCGCCCGTGGTCGGAACTACCATTAGGCCGGTGGATTCACCGGAATGCTTTGCAATCAGTTCACGAATTCGTATCTCATCGCCAAAGAGGAGACCGTCGGCAATCCCTTCGCGATGTGCCGCGATAACGGCTTCTATGGCAGCATCGTCGTGGGCTGCTGCTACCGCAACCCGGCAGGGACGGGCAGACAAACTACTCACCTCTCGTGCCCGAGCGATGATATCCGGCATCGTTTGGAGAAGTGGCAGAGGAGGACGCCTGACGGTTCCGGCGCGCTTGATAGTGATATGGGGATGTCTCATTTACTTAGGTCCGGTGTGGTCTTTCATGTTGAACGCCAATCAACCCGCCGAGGCCATAACTAATATATCGCCTCTGCATCAGATGGGCAACGGCGGTTTGGGAGGCAGCGAAGCGGTTGGATTCATTGGTGAGATGTCGTATCTTCTCCTGATGTCTTCCCGTGTTCAATTGGACTGCACGGACCCTGACAATCCGCGGATCGTCAGGTATCCTGCCTTGAATGGAGAAGTTGCGTGAAAGTGCGCTTCTTCGGCATCTTTGCCCTCAGTCTATCTCTCCTCTTGTTCGAACTGACGCTGGTGCGCGTCTATTCGGCAACGCTCTTCTATCATTTTGCTTTTATGGCGCTTTCGGTAGCGATGTTAGGTCTGGCGGCAGCCGGTCTCGTAGTCCATCGCTATCCGACGCACTTCCAGGCCGAAGACTTGGGACGGTGGGGTGCCCGTTACACCGCTCTCTATGCAATTTCAGTTCCGGTTGTCCTCTTTATCGCATTCCGAATACCGGTAAATGCTTATTTGCCGCCCAATCAGATCGGCGGCAAGTTAGCCGTAATTTACATCCTCTCCGCGATTCCCTTCGGCTTCGCGGGCCTCGTCGTCAGCGGTTTATTCGCGTCCCGCCCTCGTGAAATCGGAGCTCTATACGCTTGGGATTTGGTAGGCGCTGGTCTCGGAGCCCTAACTGTCATCCCCTTGCTAAACTGGGCGGGAGGCGAATCAGCCGCGTTCTACATAGCGCTCATCGGGCTTGCTGCCGCGCTCTGCTTTTCTACAGGACGACGCCAAATTGTAGTGGTGTTGCTTGGCCTCCTGATACTCACGGCCGGCGTGACGAACGACCGCTTTGGTTGGCTAAAGATCGTCTATAGCAAAGGACAGCGGATGTCGGGGCTTGACGTTCGGTATCCCGTTCAAGCCCGGAACCGATGCAGTCTATACCTGGTGTCCATCGCCGCGCTATCCGCTGCCGATAATGGAACACCTCAGTCTCCTGATCGATGACGGCGCCGCCACACCGGTTCTCCCCTTCGACGGCCGCAACCTCGCACCTATCAACTACCTTATCTACGACCTGACGTCGCTGGCGCATCGCCTGAAGGGCAATGGCGAGACGCTGGTAATAGGGTGTGGCGGAGGGCGGGACGTCTTGACCGGGTTGATCACCGGAGCAGAGCGCATCGACGCGGTCGATGTCAATCCCCTCATCTTTGATGCCATGAATAATGCGCTGGGGCAGTTCAACGGCTATCTCTACAAGCATCCCAAGGTGCGGGCCATCGTCTCCGAAGGTAGGGCTTTCGCAAGACGTAATCCCGGCAAGTATGACCTCCTGCAGGTGGCGATGATCGACACCTGGGCTGCGACCACTGCCGGAGCCTACGCTTTAAGCGAAAACAACCTCTATACCGTAGAAGCCTTCGAGGATTATCTGCGGGCGCTCAAACCGGGCGGAATCTTCTCGTTTACAAGGTTCTTCTTCACGCCGCCGCGCCAAGCTCTGCGGCTGGTGTCGCTCTACCTCGAAGCAGCGAGCCGTCTTGGCATCGAACGCCCGGATCAAGGCATTCTTATAGCCAGATACGAGAGTCTTGCAACGTTGATCTTCAAAGGAGAACCCTTCACATCCGATGAAATCAACCGCTTCCGGCACGACATAGCCGATCTCGGCTTCGAACTGGTTTACGCCCCCGACGCCCGCCCCGACCCCCATTTTCGCACGCTCATCGAATCCAGGAACCGGGAAGCCTTCTACGCCTCCTACCCTTTCGACGTGTCACCCAGTATCGACGAGCGACCTTTCTTCTTCAATATGTTGAAAATGAAGGACTTCCTTAGAGTCTTTGAGATCCGGGAAGGGCAGAAGTTCAACTATTATGCAACCTATACGCTACTCTGGCTGTTGATACTTTCCATCGCATCGACTCTTCTGGTAATCTTCCTGCCGCTACTCGTTTGGGGAGAGCGGATAAGTGGTTTGCCGGGGCGAGGCTGGCTGCTAACCTACTTTGCCGGTATTGGCCTGGCCTATATTATGATCGAGACGGTGCTGATTCAACGTTTCATGCTGCTGCTTGAGAATCCGGTCTATTCCGCTGGTGCGGTGGTAGCATTGATGCTCATCGCCAGCGGATCGGGAAGTCTGTTCTTCTCCCCAAGACAAACGTCCGATTTCAAGATCATAGGCAGCAGGAAGTTCGAATGGCACGTTCTGGCTTTTGCTGTCATCGCTCTCTTCGCTATGCTGCATATCTTTCAAGGTGCATCGATCAACTCATGGGCGTTGTCGATGCCGATGGGCGTTCGGGTAGCATTGATTGTCCTGCTTCTTCTGCCGCTCGGTTTTGCAATGGGGATTCCCCTGCCGGCCGGGATGCAATTTGCCGCCCCGGGAGGACCTTCCACAATCGCCTGGTGTTGGGCTGTGAATGGCGCAGCAAGCGTTGTCGCGTCGCCCTTTGCGGTAGCCCTTTCGATGGGACAAGGTTTTCGAGTCTCGCTTACCTGGGCCTTTATATTCTACGGCATCGCATTTGGTGCGCTTATGATGTTACGGCTAACTTACCACCAACCGATCGAAAGAACGGTTGATTAGATGTCCGGTTCGCTACGCACCCGAATACTGACATCGCTTGCCACTGTAGCAATCCTGGCGATCCTGCTGCTAAATGTGCTTTTTGACCGGTATCTCATCCGGC
This is a stretch of genomic DNA from Calditrichota bacterium. It encodes these proteins:
- a CDS encoding phosphate butyryltransferase, whose protein sequence is MSPIKFGLPFAGRCRTLDDLITAAEGRISNEGPFRVVVASGEDRLSLQGLEIARRRGWIEPILVGHQRHITEYLTELGERKSNWKVIPEKDHSVATAKAAKLVQQSRADILMRGRLLARDFFQALFDPALGLRKSGDFWTNIVALKVPTVERLLLLSDCALIVETDLTGRLRLIERVVEFAGQLGIKDPRIALLAAVETVTPGMPVALEEAIIAKMSERGQFPKGVSIDGPLSLDLSINLKAVEKKKMESKVAGLADILIVNNIHVGNVLFKSLITLCGASSASVIAGAPFPIILTSRSESPENILNSIALAIIMAGRKSKYS
- a CDS encoding ATP-grasp domain-containing protein, yielding MNVLFTCAGRRNYLLQYFREELPSGSKIIAADASPFAPALADADIGYIVPESSSDNYIDILLDICMRERVALLIPLNDLELPILAEARDRFLSLGTFPLVSERSVIDICGDKYVTGAFCARNGINYPHTMLDIDETLAALEKNIVTFPLIIKPRWGSASIGIQTAKDLKELGTSYALVKRQIESSLLRHFGDGRTESNILIQQKLIGTEYGLDVINDLAGENRGVAIRRKITMRAGETDRAEIVENDAIYRIGVTIGRFLRHIGNLDCDIFVVGEDIFLLEMNPRFGGGYPFSHFAGLNLPAALIAWVQGQPESPGLLRATPGVISAKCDRLVGIDNRKLNYAY
- a CDS encoding aminotransferase class I/II-fold pyridoxal phosphate-dependent enzyme; translated protein: MPPSRIYLSPPHISDEGYELEFMKDAFASNWIAPLGPHVDAFEREFAVWHSMPYAAALSSGTAALHLALILLGVQHGDEVICSTFTFSATANAISYVNAKPVFIDSDAATWNMSPDLLADALRHKAAQGKLPKAAIIVDIIGQSADWKPLTAICEKFGVPIIEDAAEALGATYNGKQTGRFGKLAAFSFNGNKIITTSGGGMLVSDDEELIKKARFLSTQSRDPAIHYEHSQIGYNYRLSNVLAAIGRGQLKVLAQRVEQKRAIFDYYSRSLSDLPGIEFMPEPKGFRSTRWLTCLTVDPAKFGAGWQDIYTALNALNIESRPLWKPMHLQPVFADCEFVGGSVSESLFANGLCLPSGTALREDQLEQICDIVRKRCRA
- a CDS encoding phosphate butyryltransferase, giving the protein MRHPHITIKRAGTVRRPPLPLLQTMPDIIARAREVSSLSARPCRVAVAAAHDDAAIEAVIAAHREGIADGLLFGDEIRIRELIAKHSGESTGLMVVPTTGDEESAEATAAAVADRSADIVMKGILPTSKLLKSLLKQKYGLRRKGLLSHTAILSPSRYPKLLAVTDGGMVIKPTFEQKVEIIRNAVMVSRALGIERPRVAVLTTIDHVIEAFPETFAAAALAKMAQRGQIKHCDIDGPMSLDTAVWPPAVEQQGIDSTVAGQADVVVADSIEEGNILAKSLIQFGGAAFAGVIVGAKVPISLVSRADPAFNKLSSIALAVLVSHFLKR